TATTGAAGGGTGCGAACGGGAACGCACCAGGAACTGAATTTCACACTCTCACCTCAACAAACCTGGAAACGCCGCTGAAAAGCTGGACGATCCTGTCGACGAATCAGCTCGGGCATGGAGGAACATTTCGGGTGACGAATATTTTTGACGCCAGCGAAACGGCGAGATTTTTCCTGATGCGACTGCCCTAGTTGAAACAATTCCGAATACATCGTCATGAATGCACATTTTCTCTCGGTGCCCTGCCGCTGGTTTTGCGGCCTGGCATGTGTCGGTTTGTTGATGAATGCGGCGGCGGCGGACAATGGGGAGAGTGCCGACGGCAACGGCGCGTATGTGACGAAAAAGTATCGGAACCTGTTTGCGGAACTCGGAAAATCGCCCCTGGAAATTCGGGGGAAGATTGATTCAGCTTTCCAGCAACTGTTCCATGGCGATCCCGCCAATCAAGCCGTGTATTACGAGGCAGGAACCAACGAGAACGGGAGGCTGGCATTTGTCACGGACATCAAGCATCGCGACGTGCGGTCGGAAGGCTTGTCATACGGCATGATGATATCCGTTCAACTCGATAAAAAAGCGGAGTTCGATGCGATTTGGAATTGGTCGAAGACTTACCTGTATGTCAGCGAAACCAATCATCCGTCTTACGGCTTCTTCGCATGGCAGGCGCGGACCAACGGCGTTCGTATGAGCCAGTTCGTGGCGCCCGATGGAGAGGAATACTATGTGATGGCACTGTACTTTGCCGCGCATCGATGGGGCAATGGAAAGGGCATCTACGACTACAAGGCACAGGCCGATGAACTGCTGTCGCGCCTTCTGCATCGGCCCGTGATCGCGGGACAGATCCCGTGGCGCGGGAACACGCGGACGGTGAAGGGAGGGCCCTTGTTCGATCGCGAACACAAGATGGTGCTGTTCACGCCGAGCGATGAGCGATCCCGGTTCAGCGATCCATCGTACCATTTGCCGGCGTTTTATGAACTCTGGTCGCGCTGGGGGCCAAACGAGGATTCAAAGTTCTGGATGGAAGCGGCAGCTGTCAGCAGGGATTATTTTGTCAAAGTCACCCATCCGGAAACGGGATTGAATCCCTGCTACGCGAACTTTGACGGATCATTGGTCCCAACACATGGCAGTTACAGCACGAACTTCAGCTACGATGCCTTTCGCACGGCAGGCAATTGGGCCATGGACTGGTCGTGGTGGGGCAAGGACCCGCGCCAGAAGGAATTGAGCGACCGCTTGCAGGCGTT
This window of the Verrucomicrobiia bacterium genome carries:
- a CDS encoding glycosyl hydrolase family 8; the protein is MNAHFLSVPCRWFCGLACVGLLMNAAAADNGESADGNGAYVTKKYRNLFAELGKSPLEIRGKIDSAFQQLFHGDPANQAVYYEAGTNENGRLAFVTDIKHRDVRSEGLSYGMMISVQLDKKAEFDAIWNWSKTYLYVSETNHPSYGFFAWQARTNGVRMSQFVAPDGEEYYVMALYFAAHRWGNGKGIYDYKAQADELLSRLLHRPVIAGQIPWRGNTRTVKGGPLFDREHKMVLFTPSDERSRFSDPSYHLPAFYELWSRWGPNEDSKFWMEAAAVSRDYFVKVTHPETGLNPCYANFDGSLVPTHGSYSTNFSYDAFRTAGNWAMDWSWWGKDPRQKELSDRLQAFFESQGTNYGCVFTLDGKRLEERHAQGLVAINAVASLSAAHPRAKKFVEELWNTETPDGLERYYEGLLYMMALLHCGGEFRIW